A single genomic interval of Bradyrhizobium sp. sBnM-33 harbors:
- the greA gene encoding transcription elongation factor GreA, with product MDKVPMTASGYAALEVELKQRQSVERPRIIEHIAEARSHGDLSENAEYHAAKEEQSHNEGRIAELEDKLARADIIDISKLSGDTVKFGATVTLVDEDTEKKAVWQIVGEPEADAKKGRISITSPLARALIGKKKGSTVEVVAPGGAKAYEITKVEWR from the coding sequence ATGGACAAGGTTCCGATGACTGCTAGCGGGTATGCCGCCCTGGAGGTCGAATTGAAGCAGCGCCAGTCGGTGGAGCGTCCGCGCATCATCGAGCATATCGCCGAGGCGCGCTCGCATGGCGACCTCTCCGAGAACGCGGAATATCACGCGGCCAAGGAAGAGCAGTCGCACAACGAAGGCCGCATCGCCGAGCTCGAGGACAAGCTCGCGCGCGCCGACATCATCGACATCTCGAAGCTGTCCGGCGACACCGTCAAGTTCGGCGCGACCGTCACGTTGGTCGACGAGGACACCGAAAAGAAAGCGGTGTGGCAGATCGTCGGCGAGCCGGAAGCCGACGCCAAGAAGGGCCGCATCTCTATCACCTCGCCGCTGGCTCGCGCCCTGATCGGCAAGAAGAAGGGCTCGACCGTGGAGGTCGTGGCTCCCGGCGGCGCCAAGGCCTACGAGATCACCAAGGTCGAGTGGCGATAG
- a CDS encoding DoxX family protein, which yields MDKMLVKWQPTALSLFRFITGLLLFQYGVAKILKFPTIPEGNPYAFLNKVELMSLSGAAGLIELILGALLLLGLFTRPVAFILSGEMAFAYFIGHAPKSFFPLINGGTLAILFCFACLYLSTAGGGPYSVDAMRKK from the coding sequence ATCGACAAGATGCTCGTGAAATGGCAGCCGACGGCGCTGAGCCTGTTTCGCTTCATCACTGGACTGCTGCTGTTTCAATACGGCGTCGCCAAGATCCTGAAGTTTCCGACAATTCCGGAGGGCAACCCTTACGCCTTCCTCAACAAGGTGGAATTGATGTCGCTATCGGGAGCTGCCGGTCTGATTGAGTTGATCCTCGGCGCGCTTTTGCTGCTCGGCCTGTTCACACGGCCCGTCGCCTTCATTCTTTCCGGTGAGATGGCGTTCGCCTACTTCATCGGTCATGCGCCGAAGAGCTTTTTTCCGCTCATCAACGGCGGCACGCTTGCGATCCTGTTCTGCTTCGCCTGCCTTTATCTTTCGACTGCAGGCGGCGGCCCGTACAGCGTCGACGCGATGCGGAAGAAGTGA
- the trxB gene encoding thioredoxin-disulfide reductase yields the protein MPAPIHAKVVIIGSGPAGYTAAIYAARAMLEPVLIQGIQPGGQLTITTDVENYPGFADVIQGPWLMEQMEKQAAHVGTKLVTDLVTKLELAQRPFRLTCDSGDVYLAETVILATGAQARWLGIPSEEKFKGFGVSACATCDGFFYRGKEVIVVGGGNTAVEEALFLTNFASQVTIVHRRNHFRAERILQDRLFKNPKIKVVWDSAIDEICGAENPSKVTHVRLKNVKTGARRDVAADGVFIAIGHAPATDLVKGQIKLKPSGYVEVAPNSTATSIPGLFAAGDVADETYRQAVTAAGLGCMAALEAERFLALRASDRAAAE from the coding sequence ATGCCCGCGCCTATCCATGCCAAGGTCGTCATTATCGGGTCCGGCCCCGCCGGTTACACCGCGGCGATCTACGCGGCGCGTGCGATGCTGGAGCCGGTGCTGATCCAGGGCATCCAGCCCGGCGGACAGCTCACCATCACCACCGACGTGGAAAACTATCCGGGCTTCGCCGACGTCATCCAGGGTCCGTGGCTGATGGAGCAGATGGAGAAGCAGGCGGCGCATGTCGGCACCAAACTCGTCACCGATCTCGTCACCAAGCTCGAACTGGCGCAGCGGCCGTTCCGCCTGACCTGCGACAGCGGCGACGTCTATCTGGCGGAAACCGTGATCCTCGCCACCGGCGCGCAGGCGCGCTGGCTTGGCATTCCCTCAGAAGAGAAGTTCAAGGGCTTTGGCGTCTCGGCCTGCGCAACCTGCGACGGCTTCTTCTACCGCGGCAAGGAAGTAATCGTGGTCGGCGGCGGTAACACCGCGGTCGAGGAAGCGCTGTTCCTGACCAACTTTGCCTCGCAGGTAACGATCGTGCATCGCCGCAATCATTTCCGCGCCGAGCGCATCCTGCAGGACCGCCTGTTCAAGAATCCGAAGATCAAGGTGGTGTGGGACTCGGCGATCGACGAGATCTGCGGCGCCGAGAACCCGAGCAAGGTCACCCATGTGCGGCTGAAGAACGTCAAGACCGGCGCACGCAGGGATGTTGCGGCCGACGGCGTCTTCATCGCCATCGGGCATGCGCCCGCAACCGACCTCGTCAAAGGCCAGATCAAGCTGAAACCATCAGGCTATGTCGAGGTGGCGCCGAACTCGACCGCAACCTCGATCCCCGGCCTGTTCGCCGCGGGCGATGTCGCGGATGAAACCTATCGGCAGGCGGTCACGGCTGCCGGCCTTGGATGCATGGCGGCGCTTGAGGCCGAACGCTTCCTGGCTTTGCGCGCGAGCGATCGCGCGGCGGCTGAATAG
- a CDS encoding Lrp/AsnC family transcriptional regulator, translated as MSKNLDEIDLRILAEIQADGRITNVELAKRVGISPPPCLRRVRTLEEEGYIQGYRGLLDPRRLGFDVTVFASVHLSSQADADLRAFEDFVRAEPLVRECWMLSGEIDFILKCVAPDMATFQDFVTHLTAAPHVRNVRTSLVLHNSKYEAAVPLDVKVAG; from the coding sequence GTGTCGAAGAATCTTGACGAAATCGACCTTCGAATTCTTGCCGAAATCCAGGCCGACGGCCGAATCACCAACGTGGAACTGGCCAAGCGCGTCGGTATCTCGCCGCCGCCCTGCCTGCGCCGGGTCCGCACGTTGGAGGAAGAAGGCTACATCCAGGGCTATCGGGGCCTGTTGGATCCGCGCCGGCTCGGCTTCGACGTCACCGTGTTTGCTTCGGTCCATTTGTCCAGCCAGGCGGACGCGGATTTGCGCGCGTTCGAGGATTTCGTGCGCGCCGAGCCGCTGGTGCGGGAATGCTGGATGCTGTCGGGCGAGATCGACTTCATCCTCAAATGTGTCGCGCCCGATATGGCGACGTTTCAGGATTTCGTCACGCACCTGACGGCCGCGCCGCATGTACGCAACGTCAGGACGTCGCTGGTGCTGCACAATTCGAAATATGAAGCGGCGGTGCCGCTCGATGTGAAGGTCGCGGGGTGA